The following proteins come from a genomic window of Zonotrichia leucophrys gambelii isolate GWCS_2022_RI chromosome 4, RI_Zleu_2.0, whole genome shotgun sequence:
- the LOC135447224 gene encoding uncharacterized protein LOC135447224, giving the protein MELVVEEGDNALTTVVSQSLLPLFLHWHHENLHVAEACGEALLGAARFLRRRDLEELLRQKQRMKFVESLRRSRARQAAPPTLLPALGRAGRLGRCWAQGAPGREAEPALSLPCRRSPQLLQDESRAAEHLRWALPHLQSPQRPLREAAVRFIGVAGVLMMGQKEELQVLTEALRALREDESPSCMNTWIEMKFQGRSAELRLSPGADVPVPASFDVSQFPSKMGPPAEQKGPAAAPGTALVAHS; this is encoded by the exons ATGGAGCTGGTAGTGGAAGAGGGGGATAATGCTCTCACGACAGTTGTgagccagagcctgctccctCTATTCCTACACTGGCACCATGAGAACCTGCACGTGGCCGAG gcgTGTGGCGAAGCCCTGCTTGGTGCGGCCCGCTTCCTGAGGAGGAGGGATCTcgaggagctgctgaggcagaaGCAGCGGATGAAGTTCGTCGAGAGCCTG CGCCGCAGCCGGGCCCGCCAGGCTGCGCCCCCCacgctgctccctgccctgggccgtGCGGGCCGGCTCGGCCGGTGCTGGGCGCAGGGAGCGCCCGGCCGAGAGGCAGAGCCCGCGCTGAGCCTTCCCTGCCGGCGCTCCccgcagctgctgcaggacgagagccgagcggccgagcacctgcgcTGGGCCCTGCCgcacctgcagagcccacagaggCCCCTACGAGAGGCGGCCGTCAGGTTCATCG GGGTGGCCGGAGTGCTGATGATGGGCCAGAAGGAGGAGCTCCAGGTCCTCACTGAGG CTCTTCGAGCCCTCAGGGAAGACGAGAGCCCATCCTGCATGAACACCTGGATAGAGATGAAATTCCAAGGAAGATCTGCAGAACTTCGTTTGTCTCCTGGAGCAGATGTACCTGTACCGGCCTCCTTCGATGTTTCCCAGTTCCCTTCGAAGATGGGACCAcctgcagagcagaagggaccagctgcagctccaggcacgGCTCTGGTCGCTCACAGCTGA